In Candidatus Gastranaerophilales bacterium, a single genomic region encodes these proteins:
- a CDS encoding sigma-70 family RNA polymerase sigma factor, with product MSVKNIRGEVMGVCFAESYENKYSANALKNDFIIKGSDDEENVEEVSFNSIAHKDDLLQMYLKDVGKVRLLKAEDEKTLGKTIQEGDIKSALVAKKKLVQANLRLVVSIAKKYVGQGVLFMDLVQEGSLGLIRAAERFDYKRGFKFSTYATWWIKQTIVRAIANNSRTIRIPVHMADKIRALRRANLTLSCELGREPTDEELAKAMKLTPKKISVIKKAMMREPISLDTPVADNLVLEDYIPDEVFKSPDFKAQKYFLSYDIKKLLDELNEKERIILINRFGLDGMQPKTLEELGRKLGFSKERIRQIEGTAIKKLRGREEFYHLKDYLN from the coding sequence ATGAGTGTAAAAAACATTCGTGGAGAAGTGATGGGAGTTTGTTTTGCAGAATCTTATGAAAACAAATATTCAGCAAACGCATTGAAGAATGATTTTATTATTAAAGGAAGTGACGACGAAGAAAATGTAGAAGAAGTATCATTTAACAGTATTGCTCACAAAGACGATTTATTGCAAATGTATTTGAAAGATGTTGGCAAGGTTCGTCTTTTAAAAGCCGAAGATGAAAAAACGTTAGGAAAGACCATTCAAGAAGGTGATATAAAAAGTGCTTTAGTTGCTAAGAAAAAACTTGTACAAGCTAATCTAAGGCTTGTGGTTAGTATCGCTAAAAAATATGTCGGTCAGGGCGTTCTTTTTATGGATTTGGTTCAAGAGGGGTCATTGGGGTTAATCAGGGCAGCAGAGAGATTTGACTATAAAAGAGGATTCAAGTTCAGTACCTATGCGACTTGGTGGATAAAACAAACCATTGTCAGGGCTATTGCAAATAATTCACGCACAATAAGAATTCCGGTTCACATGGCTGATAAAATAAGAGCTTTAAGACGTGCTAATTTGACTCTTTCTTGTGAACTCGGCAGAGAGCCTACAGATGAAGAACTGGCAAAGGCTATGAAGCTTACCCCTAAAAAAATCAGCGTAATAAAAAAAGCCATGATGCGTGAGCCGATAAGTTTGGATACGCCGGTTGCGGACAATTTAGTTCTTGAAGATTATATTCCTGATGAGGTTTTTAAATCGCCTGATTTTAAGGCTCAAAAATATTTTTTGAGCTACGATATAAAGAAGCTATTAGATGAGTTGAATGAAAAAGAACGTATTATATTAATAAACAGATTTGGGCTTGATGGTATGCAGCCCAAGACATTAGAGGAGCTAGGGAGAAAATTAGGGTTCTCAAAGGAGAGAATTAGGCAAATAGAAGGAACTGCAATCAAAAAGTTGAGAGGAAGGGAAGAGTTTTATCATCTTAAAGATTATCTCAATTGA
- a CDS encoding PAS domain-containing sensor histidine kinase: MGLFKQLFSKQSAILDFCPEAVFITDVECNVSYANPAALFLCGAEVSEITSLYDFFPNEDIKLNEEKQLKRIFFLKSKKGDEKYVEIKSEKLPDEDKYLVVILDVTSNHKMVKSLERKIEEDEKVKYNKNEFLHKMSNNLTSPLHSIIGFSQAILEGLGGDINDKQEKYLKIIHKNSSELLQLLDKVINLSQIEADLYEISFKNFDITNTASIAINEVKAKLDEKRLSIDLDTEELTRKNCYSDETVVKTILLNLLENAVLSCDLGGVKVKLANPEFEYFIEKGIKVPTDSEKNEFLLIQVRDTGSGISKDEMKDIFDPYIQIDKNAKKHLLRGLLLGITKEFVKQLKGLIWVDSELLKESVYSIIIPVEKNPVQLEYLDDAEKNDSQVC, from the coding sequence ATGGGTCTTTTTAAACAATTGTTCTCAAAACAGTCTGCAATCCTTGATTTTTGTCCCGAGGCTGTCTTTATTACAGATGTTGAGTGTAATGTATCTTACGCCAATCCTGCGGCTTTGTTTTTGTGTGGAGCTGAAGTGTCAGAAATAACAAGTTTGTACGATTTTTTCCCGAATGAGGATATAAAATTAAACGAGGAAAAACAGCTTAAACGAATTTTCTTTTTGAAATCAAAAAAAGGCGATGAAAAATACGTTGAGATTAAATCAGAAAAATTGCCCGACGAAGATAAATATTTGGTTGTTATTTTAGATGTGACGTCAAATCATAAAATGGTCAAATCCCTTGAGCGAAAAATTGAAGAAGACGAAAAAGTTAAATATAATAAAAATGAATTTTTGCACAAAATGTCTAACAATTTAACCTCACCTTTGCATTCTATTATCGGCTTTTCTCAAGCTATTTTAGAAGGTTTGGGGGGCGATATTAATGACAAACAAGAAAAATATTTGAAAATTATACACAAAAACTCATCCGAGTTGCTTCAACTTTTAGATAAAGTTATAAATTTGTCCCAAATCGAAGCCGATTTGTATGAAATAAGTTTTAAAAACTTTGATATTACCAATACTGCAAGCATTGCGATAAATGAAGTTAAGGCAAAGCTTGACGAAAAAAGACTTTCAATAGATTTGGATACAGAAGAACTGACGAGAAAAAATTGTTATTCTGATGAAACTGTTGTCAAAACTATTTTGCTTAATCTGTTAGAAAATGCTGTTCTTTCTTGCGATTTGGGTGGCGTTAAGGTAAAACTTGCAAATCCAGAATTTGAATATTTTATTGAAAAAGGAATAAAAGTTCCTACTGATTCAGAAAAAAATGAATTTTTATTGATACAAGTCCGAGATACTGGTTCCGGTATTTCGAAAGATGAAATGAAAGACATTTTTGATCCATATATACAAATTGATAAAAATGCTAAAAAGCATTTGTTGAGAGGACTTTTATTGGGAATAACAAAAGAATTTGTTAAACAATTAAAAGGATTAATTTGGGTTGATTCTGAGCTTTTAAAAGAGTCTGTTTATTCTATAATTATTCCAGTAGAAAAAAATCCTGTGCAACTTGAGTATTTAGACGATGCAGAAAAAAATGACTCTCAAGTTTGCTAA
- the ugpC gene encoding sn-glycerol-3-phosphate ABC transporter ATP-binding protein UgpC, which produces MAKVELKNVSKIYDNSDKKVINKVSLSIEDKEFLVLVGSSGCGKSTLLRMIAGLENITDGEIFIEDKCVNNIHPKDRDIAFVFQSYALYPHMTVFENIAFPLKMRGYKKDEIKEKVLKVAGSLDLDELLDRKPKQLSGGQRQRVALGRAIVREPKVFLMDEPLSNLDAKLRVQMRAEIKKLHQKLQTTFIYVTHDQTEALTMGDRIAVIDKGIIQQVDTPDKIYNLPANTFVGGFLGSPAMNFIPSEIIEGAVEINGVKIYLNDEQKHLLSGYNEVLIGIRAENLSEYVPNCEFKAPVDISEMLGSERVVYFIANGKKCCAKMPPMTDVSGDITLKADSNKFLFFDTKTLNRI; this is translated from the coding sequence ATGGCAAAAGTTGAATTAAAAAATGTATCAAAAATATACGATAATAGCGACAAAAAGGTTATAAATAAAGTTAGTTTGTCGATTGAAGATAAAGAATTTTTGGTGCTTGTCGGCTCATCAGGGTGCGGCAAATCTACCCTTTTGCGAATGATTGCAGGGCTTGAAAATATAACAGACGGTGAAATCTTTATCGAGGATAAATGTGTAAATAATATTCACCCAAAAGATAGAGATATAGCTTTTGTTTTCCAGAGTTATGCGTTGTATCCTCACATGACCGTATTTGAAAATATTGCATTTCCGTTAAAAATGCGTGGATATAAAAAAGATGAAATTAAAGAAAAAGTTTTGAAAGTTGCCGGTTCATTAGATTTAGATGAATTGTTGGATAGAAAGCCTAAGCAATTATCCGGCGGACAAAGGCAAAGAGTTGCTTTGGGCAGAGCTATCGTGCGTGAACCAAAGGTATTTTTAATGGATGAGCCGTTATCTAATCTTGATGCAAAATTAAGGGTTCAAATGAGAGCTGAAATCAAAAAATTACATCAAAAACTCCAAACAACGTTTATATATGTAACCCATGACCAAACGGAAGCTCTTACGATGGGCGATAGAATCGCTGTTATTGATAAGGGAATTATTCAACAAGTTGATACTCCTGATAAGATTTACAATCTACCGGCAAATACTTTCGTGGGTGGCTTTTTAGGTTCTCCTGCTATGAATTTTATTCCTTCTGAAATTATTGAGGGTGCTGTTGAAATCAATGGGGTTAAGATTTATTTGAATGATGAACAAAAACATCTTTTGTCAGGATATAATGAAGTTTTAATTGGAATAAGAGCTGAAAATTTATCAGAATATGTTCCTAATTGCGAGTTTAAAGCACCTGTTGATATCTCGGAGATGTTAGGTAGTGAAAGAGTTGTGTATTTCATAGCAAACGGCAAAAAATGTTGTGCTAAAATGCCTCCAATGACAGATGTTTCCGGGGATATAACGTTGAAAGCAGACTCAAATAAATTTTTATTCTTTGATACTAAAACATTGAATAGAATATAA
- a CDS encoding methionine gamma-lyase family protein has product MKDSKLIIKQAEDKVFNQFKIVDEIKEINQEKVLKAFIKNKVGAEHFASVSGYGHDDMGRDVLDRVFADVFKAEKAMARPQFVSGTHTLACCLFGNLRHGDKLISVAGAPYDTMEEVIGKRGDKKSSLIGHGVLYDEVPLKDGIDIDFEGIDKAIDKNTTMILIQRSRGYSQRRSLSIETIKKIVEITKKNNPNCICFVDNCYGEFVEALEPLEVGADLIAGSLIKNPGGGLVEAGGYVAGKKEYVDQTAYRLTAPGIGTEGGAMYNQSRLMFQGLFMAPSIVAESVKGAILASQVFEDIGFNSTPLPTEHRTDIIQTIKFGEEKPLLAFCKTLQSLSPVESYLTPIPDEVPGYDNKLIMAGGSFIEGSTIELSADGPVRPPYAAYMQGGLNYAHVKIAIRGILDELAKHEKE; this is encoded by the coding sequence ATGAAAGACTCTAAGTTAATAATTAAACAAGCAGAAGATAAAGTTTTTAATCAATTTAAAATTGTTGATGAAATTAAAGAAATTAATCAAGAAAAAGTCTTAAAAGCTTTCATAAAAAATAAAGTCGGAGCAGAACATTTCGCATCAGTGTCAGGCTATGGTCACGATGATATGGGGCGTGATGTCTTAGATAGAGTATTTGCAGATGTTTTCAAGGCAGAAAAAGCAATGGCTCGCCCTCAATTTGTATCAGGAACTCACACGCTTGCTTGCTGTCTGTTCGGCAATTTAAGACATGGCGACAAACTCATTTCCGTAGCCGGTGCTCCTTATGACACAATGGAAGAAGTTATCGGAAAAAGAGGTGATAAAAAATCCTCTCTAATTGGGCATGGCGTTCTTTATGATGAAGTACCGCTAAAAGACGGCATTGACATAGATTTTGAAGGCATTGACAAGGCTATTGATAAAAACACAACAATGATTCTTATCCAACGTTCAAGAGGTTACTCTCAAAGACGCTCTTTGAGCATTGAAACAATTAAAAAAATTGTCGAAATAACAAAAAAGAATAATCCTAATTGCATTTGTTTTGTAGACAACTGCTACGGCGAGTTTGTCGAAGCCTTAGAACCACTTGAAGTAGGAGCAGACTTGATTGCAGGGTCATTAATTAAAAACCCCGGTGGTGGACTTGTAGAAGCAGGTGGCTATGTTGCAGGGAAAAAAGAATATGTTGACCAAACCGCATACCGACTTACAGCACCAGGCATTGGAACAGAAGGGGGTGCCATGTACAACCAATCAAGATTGATGTTCCAAGGTCTTTTTATGGCACCGTCAATTGTTGCAGAATCAGTTAAAGGGGCAATATTAGCTTCTCAAGTTTTTGAAGATATAGGCTTTAATTCAACGCCGCTCCCGACAGAACACAGAACAGACATAATCCAAACAATAAAATTTGGTGAAGAAAAACCACTTTTAGCTTTTTGTAAAACGCTTCAATCATTATCTCCGGTGGAATCATATTTAACCCCAATTCCTGATGAAGTCCCCGGGTATGATAACAAATTAATCATGGCAGGTGGCTCTTTTATTGAAGGCTCCACAATTGAACTTTCAGCTGACGGCCCTGTTCGTCCGCCTTACGCTGCTTATATGCAAGGCGGGCTAAATTACGCCCATGTAAAAATTGCAATCCGTGGCATTTTAGACGAACTTGCAAAACATGAAAAAGAATAA
- a CDS encoding LCP family protein — protein sequence MKELRNKEDQYNAFLNYNETRKKPKDNFGKTIMVLVLISVVMSVSAFLYYVFTNDSEEAMALKESLMAFVQKYLPSDSKNFNLQFLNRKQNILVLGVDSNGENSDPFKGTRSDTILLFNIDPHTHSVNAISIPRDSKVYVANGHGVQKINAAHALGGVETTKKTIEDTLGVRIDNYIVISTAGVRKLVDTIGGVPIYIEKDMYYNDNAGGLHINLNKGVHVLYGKDVEGYLRYRKDGLGDIGRTSRQQWFLKALMEKLQTPEAITKIPEALKIANSYIKTDMNLYQLSQYAALMRGIDLDSIEVATLPGAPNKKGYISYWILDPEKTQEVVDRMIYRHKASYEDKQLVAGIMYSFDKEAEAMRIKEELKENGYEVNCIGRAHLPHSQVIGHNAAVTGEFVNSLKKKIPEVKHSQFVYDPIRTYCVKSDFTIIVSGS from the coding sequence ATGAAAGAACTTAGAAATAAAGAAGATCAGTATAATGCTTTTTTGAATTATAACGAAACGAGGAAAAAGCCAAAAGATAATTTCGGCAAGACGATAATGGTACTCGTGTTGATATCAGTGGTGATGTCAGTGAGTGCTTTTTTGTATTATGTATTTACAAATGATTCAGAAGAAGCTATGGCGTTGAAAGAGTCTTTGATGGCATTTGTCCAAAAATACTTACCTTCAGATTCTAAAAATTTCAATTTGCAATTTTTAAACAGAAAACAAAATATTTTGGTATTGGGCGTTGATTCAAACGGTGAAAACAGTGATCCTTTTAAAGGTACTCGCTCAGATACAATATTGTTGTTTAATATAGACCCTCATACTCATAGTGTCAATGCAATATCAATTCCTAGAGATAGCAAGGTCTATGTCGCAAACGGGCATGGTGTGCAAAAAATTAACGCCGCACATGCTTTGGGTGGAGTTGAGACGACTAAAAAAACTATAGAAGATACTTTGGGCGTAAGAATTGATAACTATATTGTTATTAGCACTGCCGGAGTTCGTAAACTTGTTGATACAATAGGTGGAGTTCCTATTTATATTGAAAAAGATATGTATTATAACGACAATGCAGGCGGATTGCATATCAACTTGAACAAGGGTGTTCATGTTTTATACGGCAAAGATGTTGAAGGATATCTTCGTTACAGAAAAGACGGACTCGGCGATATCGGAAGGACTTCAAGACAGCAATGGTTCTTGAAAGCGTTAATGGAAAAATTGCAAACACCCGAAGCCATTACGAAGATTCCGGAAGCTTTAAAAATAGCAAATTCTTACATAAAAACCGATATGAATTTGTATCAGTTATCTCAATATGCTGCTCTAATGCGTGGTATCGATTTGGATAGCATTGAGGTTGCAACTCTACCGGGTGCTCCAAATAAAAAAGGGTATATAAGTTATTGGATTTTAGACCCTGAAAAAACTCAAGAAGTTGTAGATAGAATGATATACAGGCACAAAGCTTCTTATGAAGATAAACAGCTGGTAGCAGGTATTATGTATTCATTTGACAAAGAAGCAGAAGCAATGCGAATAAAAGAAGAGCTTAAAGAAAACGGCTACGAAGTTAATTGTATAGGTAGAGCACACTTGCCGCATTCTCAAGTTATCGGACATAATGCAGCGGTTACGGGTGAGTTTGTAAATTCGTTAAAGAAGAAGATTCCTGAAGTAAAACATTCTCAATTCGTCTACGACCCCATCAGAACTTATTGCGTAAAGAGTGATTTTACAATCATTGTTTCAGGTTCATAA
- the hisG gene encoding ATP phosphoribosyltransferase, with product MEVLRIAIPNKGRLSEKIYDLLNCSGLNFPTKGDRTLQVTTKDGKYSIIFVRTQDIPRFVEDNVADLGFTGFDIVTELKADVDKIMDLDFGYCEMVVAVKEEDGYNDTESLPENIKVATSFPNIARDYLESKGKKPKIIEVSGATEITPRLGLSDVVVDITSSGSTLKSNRLKIIDKILESTAIVIARKNLTQEQSQMTKSLLRAMESVINAKEKKYLMVNIPKASLGKLKEFLPGLSAPTVTTLLGNEDMAVVHVVVDKEKVYDSIEHLKAIGGQGILIMTVDQMVK from the coding sequence ATGGAAGTTTTAAGAATTGCTATTCCTAATAAAGGAAGATTGTCAGAAAAAATATATGATTTGTTGAATTGTTCAGGATTGAATTTTCCGACAAAAGGTGATAGAACGCTTCAAGTAACAACTAAAGACGGCAAATATTCTATTATTTTTGTAAGAACGCAAGATATTCCGAGATTTGTAGAGGATAATGTAGCAGATTTAGGATTTACCGGCTTTGATATTGTAACTGAACTAAAGGCAGATGTAGACAAAATTATGGACTTGGATTTCGGTTATTGTGAAATGGTTGTAGCTGTAAAGGAAGAAGACGGGTACAATGATACTGAAAGTTTGCCTGAAAATATCAAAGTTGCAACATCTTTCCCTAATATTGCACGAGATTATTTAGAGTCAAAGGGTAAAAAACCAAAAATTATTGAAGTTTCCGGTGCAACAGAAATTACTCCTCGTTTGGGATTGTCTGATGTTGTTGTTGATATTACGTCTTCAGGGTCAACTTTGAAGTCTAATAGATTGAAAATTATTGATAAAATCCTTGAATCAACCGCTATTGTTATTGCAAGAAAAAATTTAACTCAAGAACAAAGCCAAATGACAAAGAGCTTGTTAAGAGCCATGGAATCTGTGATTAACGCCAAAGAAAAAAAATATTTGATGGTAAATATTCCAAAAGCCTCTTTAGGAAAGTTGAAAGAATTTTTACCAGGGCTTTCAGCTCCCACTGTAACAACTCTTTTAGGAAATGAAGATATGGCTGTAGTTCATGTTGTTGTTGATAAAGAAAAAGTATATGATAGTATTGAACACCTTAAGGCTATTGGCGGTCAAGGTATTTTGATAATGACAGTGGATCAAATGGTGAAATAA
- the mazG gene encoding nucleoside triphosphate pyrophosphohydrolase, translating to MSNYPNLEELIKVIETLRSENGCAWDREQTHSSLKRNMLEEAYEAVDAIDNNDSKHLQEELGDVLLQVILHSQIAKEDNEFNIEDVADNIKTKLIHRHPHVFGDVKVKNTQEILDNWEKLKKQEKPHRTSLMDGVSKSQAALMSAQKISKKAVTVGFEWQNEQQLLDCVHSELQEFQEAQTKEHKEEELGDLLFAIVNLARWNKIDAEQALLKANKKFIKRFKTMEVLCDKNLSDNSFEEWDCLWKKAKKQCLKDSD from the coding sequence ATGAGTAATTATCCGAATTTAGAAGAATTGATTAAAGTAATAGAAACGCTTCGCTCAGAGAATGGTTGTGCTTGGGATAGAGAGCAAACTCATTCTTCGTTGAAACGCAATATGCTTGAAGAAGCCTACGAAGCTGTAGATGCCATTGATAACAATGATTCCAAACACTTGCAAGAAGAACTCGGTGATGTTTTGCTGCAGGTTATTTTGCATTCTCAAATTGCAAAAGAAGATAATGAATTTAATATCGAAGATGTCGCAGATAACATTAAGACCAAGCTGATACACCGACACCCACATGTATTCGGAGATGTGAAAGTTAAAAATACACAAGAAATCCTTGATAATTGGGAAAAATTGAAAAAACAAGAAAAACCGCATAGAACCTCCTTAATGGATGGCGTTTCTAAGTCGCAAGCGGCTTTAATGAGTGCTCAAAAAATCAGTAAAAAGGCTGTAACCGTCGGCTTTGAATGGCAAAATGAGCAGCAGTTGCTAGATTGCGTTCATTCAGAGTTGCAAGAGTTTCAAGAAGCCCAAACTAAAGAACACAAAGAAGAAGAACTAGGCGATTTATTATTTGCAATAGTTAATCTTGCACGTTGGAACAAAATTGACGCTGAACAAGCTTTATTAAAAGCTAATAAAAAATTTATCAAACGATTTAAAACAATGGAAGTATTGTGTGATAAAAATTTATCCGATAATTCTTTTGAAGAATGGGATTGTCTTTGGAAAAAAGCTAAAAAGCAATGTTTAAAAGACTCAGATTAA
- a CDS encoding helix-turn-helix transcriptional regulator, producing MKVYVYAENMHEQFYVKLGRRIKERRLELDITQQELADRINKGINFVGKIEVAYSRPSLNTLLDISKALKIDLKDLVNF from the coding sequence ATGAAAGTTTACGTTTATGCTGAAAATATGCATGAACAGTTTTATGTAAAATTGGGTAGAAGGATAAAAGAACGACGCTTAGAACTCGATATTACACAACAAGAACTCGCAGATAGGATAAATAAAGGCATTAATTTTGTGGGAAAAATAGAAGTAGCCTACTCGCGACCTTCATTAAATACCTTGTTGGATATATCAAAAGCCCTTAAAATAGATTTGAAAGATTTAGTTAATTTTTAG
- the obgE gene encoding GTPase ObgE has translation MFLDKAKIKLLSGTGGNGMVAWRREKFVDKGGPAGGDGGRGGDIYLVADESMTTLMDFKFKSIFKADDGENGRGKSQIGRGGKDLYVKVPIGTIVKDLETGKIIADFTTPEQTILIAKGGRGGRGNIRFATSQKRAPQFCEPGEPGVERSIELELKLIADVGLLGMPNAGKSTIISVISSAKPKIADYPFTTLVPHLGVVKKPDGDGFVVADIPGLIEGASDGIGLGHEFLRHVERCRFLIHVVDLTQDNPIENFNTINNELAKHGTRLSEVYQVVALNKIDSIDEETAQKYLKKFKELANDVFLISAATNQNIKPFLDFVIQKVDEIPKPESEVEVEEDTGAFDNDDSAYSIYKVDKNSFVVDGGKLLRLANVTDTRNTDQLYRFRNILNAMGVYEALKNAGVKDGDNVKIGHIEFNYLE, from the coding sequence ATGTTTTTAGATAAAGCTAAAATTAAGTTACTATCAGGTACAGGCGGAAATGGTATGGTCGCTTGGAGAAGAGAAAAATTTGTCGACAAAGGCGGACCGGCAGGTGGTGACGGTGGTCGTGGCGGAGATATCTATCTTGTCGCAGACGAAAGCATGACTACGCTTATGGATTTTAAATTCAAATCAATATTTAAAGCAGACGACGGCGAAAACGGCAGAGGAAAAAGCCAAATAGGTCGTGGCGGTAAAGACCTCTATGTAAAAGTACCGATTGGAACCATTGTTAAAGATTTAGAAACAGGCAAAATCATTGCTGACTTTACAACTCCTGAACAAACTATACTTATAGCTAAAGGTGGTCGTGGCGGTCGTGGAAATATTCGTTTTGCAACATCTCAAAAAAGAGCTCCACAATTCTGCGAACCGGGTGAACCAGGAGTCGAAAGAAGCATTGAACTTGAATTGAAACTTATCGCAGATGTCGGTTTATTAGGTATGCCTAACGCCGGCAAGTCAACTATCATAAGCGTAATTAGTTCTGCTAAACCTAAAATCGCAGATTACCCTTTTACAACACTCGTTCCTCATCTTGGGGTTGTAAAAAAGCCTGATGGCGATGGATTTGTTGTCGCTGATATCCCCGGACTCATTGAGGGTGCATCTGACGGGATAGGTTTGGGGCATGAATTTCTACGCCACGTAGAAAGATGCAGATTCCTTATTCACGTCGTCGACTTGACTCAAGATAACCCTATCGAAAATTTCAACACCATAAATAATGAACTTGCAAAACACGGCACCAGATTGTCTGAAGTATATCAAGTTGTTGCTTTAAATAAAATTGACTCCATAGATGAAGAAACTGCTCAAAAATACTTGAAAAAATTCAAAGAATTAGCTAACGATGTATTCTTGATTTCTGCAGCCACAAACCAAAACATAAAACCTTTCCTTGATTTTGTTATTCAGAAAGTTGACGAAATACCCAAACCCGAAAGCGAAGTTGAAGTGGAAGAAGATACTGGTGCTTTTGATAACGATGACAGTGCTTATAGCATCTATAAAGTTGATAAAAACTCTTTCGTAGTAGATGGAGGAAAACTTCTTCGACTTGCTAACGTTACCGACACTAGAAATACTGACCAATTATATAGATTTCGGAATATCTTAAACGCCATGGGCGTCTACGAAGCACTAAAAAATGCCGGTGTCAAAGACGGTGACAACGTAAAAATAGGACATATTGAATTTAACTATTTGGAATAA